A genomic region of Coriobacteriaceae bacterium contains the following coding sequences:
- a CDS encoding helix-turn-helix transcriptional regulator yields MKESMNDAVEPAQGINFSSLFMAACGFALYWACFFTMLMRNSFMDAAIEELWYHLYLRIVFLVGSAIMCIVIANKADWFSSERGRRLQKAGILLFSAVAAISSFTAYTLEAPLPLAFDFFAWSLAGMGLACLLMIWIELIAALDRKACATVLVASMALGAPTYLIMNLLPFPFNIGMLCLCPLASLGILEMLEHDTNIVMPAFVPLEESRKKTRLTLLFKIVCVAYGIVFGVGIGATTQFGESNLLLGGITLVLITGAGAAWLVLRTMPDLARRMSSFRLLFPVLIVALIPMSFLQGPAAASCNMLLLGCYVFFEALDIELALDIARTRKAPRLYLVGLTQACLYIGLLIGHAIGLAVTSSGVMDYAMLSMAALALVVLLAVIITFAPLSPLAEPVIKRSESADADEESDTNDTWQAHCERVAKDAGLSARETEVFMLLAKGRGVEHIQNKLCISGHTVRTHVYNIYRKMGINSREELLDAVEQEQANRKAE; encoded by the coding sequence ATGAAAGAAAGTATGAATGACGCCGTTGAGCCCGCTCAAGGCATCAACTTCTCGAGTCTCTTCATGGCAGCGTGTGGGTTCGCACTCTACTGGGCATGCTTCTTCACGATGCTGATGCGCAACTCCTTCATGGACGCCGCAATCGAAGAGCTCTGGTACCACTTGTACCTGAGAATCGTCTTCTTGGTGGGTTCGGCGATCATGTGCATCGTGATTGCGAACAAGGCCGACTGGTTCTCTTCCGAGCGTGGACGACGCCTGCAAAAGGCCGGCATACTGCTATTCTCCGCTGTTGCAGCCATATCGTCGTTTACGGCCTACACGCTCGAAGCTCCCCTCCCCCTCGCTTTCGATTTCTTTGCCTGGTCCCTGGCGGGCATGGGGCTAGCCTGCCTGCTCATGATCTGGATTGAGCTCATCGCCGCGCTCGACCGCAAGGCCTGCGCAACGGTGCTCGTAGCTTCGATGGCACTCGGCGCACCCACGTACCTGATCATGAATCTGCTTCCGTTCCCGTTCAATATCGGCATGCTCTGCTTGTGTCCACTTGCGAGCCTTGGCATTTTGGAGATGCTCGAGCATGATACAAACATCGTCATGCCAGCGTTTGTTCCACTGGAAGAATCGCGAAAGAAGACACGCCTTACCCTGCTTTTTAAGATTGTTTGCGTAGCCTATGGCATCGTTTTTGGCGTCGGCATCGGTGCAACCACGCAGTTTGGCGAAAGCAATCTGCTGCTGGGTGGCATCACGCTCGTCCTTATCACAGGTGCGGGGGCTGCCTGGCTCGTCCTACGCACAATGCCCGACCTTGCACGCCGCATGAGCAGCTTCAGACTTCTCTTTCCCGTCTTGATCGTCGCGCTCATACCAATGTCGTTTTTGCAAGGTCCCGCCGCTGCATCCTGCAACATGCTCTTACTCGGTTGCTATGTCTTTTTCGAGGCGCTTGATATCGAGCTCGCGCTCGACATCGCGCGCACACGCAAAGCCCCACGTCTGTACCTCGTGGGATTGACCCAGGCATGCCTCTACATCGGCCTGCTGATTGGACACGCCATTGGACTTGCTGTGACCTCGTCGGGCGTCATGGATTACGCGATGCTCTCGATGGCAGCGCTCGCTCTTGTCGTGCTGCTTGCCGTCATCATCACCTTCGCCCCTCTCTCCCCGCTTGCAGAACCAGTTATCAAGCGGAGCGAATCGGCAGATGCAGACGAAGAGAGCGACACCAATGACACCTGGCAGGCGCATTGCGAACGCGTCGCCAAAGATGCAGGGCTTTCCGCTCGCGAAACGGAGGTGTTCATGTTGCTGGCAAAGGGTCGTGGCGTCGAGCACATCCAGAACAAGCTGTGCATCTCGGGACACACCGTAAGAACGCACGTCTACAACATCTACCGCAAGATGGGAATCAACTCACGCGAGGAGCTCCTGGATGCCGTCGAGCAGGAACAGGCAAACCGCAAGGCGGAGTAA
- a CDS encoding Txe/YoeB family addiction module toxin, with protein MNKVWAPEAWEDYVWWQTQDRKTLKRINLLIKDIERNGLSAGIGRPEPLRGDLSGLWSRRIDECNRLVYRVVGTNIEIASCRYHYGER; from the coding sequence ATGAATAAGGTCTGGGCACCCGAAGCTTGGGAAGACTACGTCTGGTGGCAAACGCAGGATCGCAAGACCCTCAAGAGAATCAACCTGCTCATAAAGGATATCGAGCGAAATGGCCTGTCTGCTGGGATTGGCAGGCCCGAACCACTCCGTGGTGACCTGTCTGGTCTCTGGTCACGTCGCATCGACGAATGTAACAGGCTCGTCTATCGAGTTGTGGGGACAAACATCGAAATCGCCTCATGTCGGTATCACTACGGGGAGAGGTGA
- a CDS encoding type II toxin-antitoxin system RelB/DinJ family antitoxin, with amino-acid sequence MASTMVNVRMDEDVKRDMEIACKELGMSMSTAFNIFAKKMGREHRIPFEVSYDPFYSRENLDHIRRGVASLDEGHGIVHELVDDE; translated from the coding sequence GTGGCGAGCACGATGGTAAACGTCCGCATGGACGAGGACGTCAAACGCGACATGGAAATCGCATGCAAGGAGCTTGGCATGAGCATGAGCACGGCATTCAACATCTTCGCCAAGAAGATGGGCCGCGAGCATCGCATCCCCTTCGAGGTCTCGTACGATCCCTTCTACAGCAGAGAGAATCTGGATCACATCAGACGTGGCGTAGCGTCGCTCGACGAGGGGCACGGTATCGTTCACGAGCTGGTGGACGATGAATAA
- a CDS encoding MBL fold metallo-hydrolase: protein MTQRTNDARMRLHVLASGSKGNAAIVENVATGEGLLIDCGICKRDFFTRCDEAGFDLRRLRGVLITHEHTDHTKGLGVVYRGLAKLGVHPTIHVSDAVRDASRDIGELLEQGLCDIASFAAGDGLDLAGFAVYAFATSHDAAQSFGFRVECGDDAIGYVTDTGVVTPQAHEALGGCRLLAIEANHDPKMLAEGPYPYPLKRRIASERGHLSNEQAAAELASLLHDGFEAVIAMHVSENNNDYELPAATLQDTIAREGHVAVVHVARQRRLVSI, encoded by the coding sequence GTGACACAGCGGACGAATGATGCGCGCATGCGGCTTCACGTGCTCGCGAGCGGGTCGAAGGGCAACGCTGCCATCGTCGAGAACGTCGCGACGGGCGAGGGCCTGCTCATCGACTGCGGCATCTGCAAGCGCGACTTCTTCACCCGCTGCGACGAGGCGGGCTTCGATTTGCGGCGGCTGAGGGGCGTCCTTATCACGCACGAGCATACCGACCACACCAAGGGGCTCGGGGTGGTCTACCGGGGGCTTGCCAAGCTCGGTGTGCACCCGACAATCCACGTGAGCGATGCCGTGCGCGATGCTAGCCGCGATATCGGCGAACTGCTCGAGCAGGGTCTCTGCGATATTGCCTCCTTTGCCGCCGGTGACGGGCTTGACCTTGCCGGATTCGCGGTTTACGCGTTTGCCACCTCGCATGATGCGGCGCAGTCCTTCGGCTTTCGCGTCGAATGCGGTGACGACGCGATCGGCTACGTGACTGACACGGGCGTCGTGACGCCGCAGGCGCATGAGGCGCTGGGCGGGTGTCGTCTTCTCGCGATCGAGGCAAACCATGATCCGAAGATGCTCGCCGAGGGGCCGTATCCGTATCCACTCAAGCGTCGCATCGCCTCGGAGCGCGGGCATCTCTCCAACGAGCAGGCAGCCGCCGAGCTCGCAAGCCTGCTGCATGACGGGTTCGAAGCGGTCATCGCCATGCACGTGTCCGAGAACAACAACGACTACGAGCTTCCCGCCGCAACGCTGCAAGACACGATTGCCCGCGAAGGTCATGTCGCCGTCGTGCATGTCGCGCGCCAACGCCGTCTTGTCTCGATTTAA
- a CDS encoding nitroreductase family protein produces the protein MEDAIFTRVSIREFTDEPVSDEQVERLMEAAMAAPSAGNQQPWEFVLTRDPQVKEELAACSPYAHPAGKCDLVIVPCVSGGEKRFEGCVPLDMSACAENILLEAQTLGLGAVWLGIYPEQDRIEAVAKVIGAEDGCIPFALIAVGHPKEMLEPRSPKRFDMSRVRWI, from the coding sequence ATGGAAGATGCGATTTTCACGCGTGTGAGCATCAGGGAGTTCACCGACGAGCCGGTGAGTGACGAGCAGGTCGAGCGGCTGATGGAGGCCGCGATGGCGGCTCCGTCGGCGGGCAACCAGCAGCCATGGGAGTTCGTTCTCACGCGTGATCCGCAGGTAAAGGAAGAGCTTGCCGCATGCAGCCCGTATGCGCACCCCGCAGGCAAGTGCGATCTCGTTATCGTGCCGTGCGTATCGGGTGGCGAGAAGCGCTTCGAGGGCTGCGTTCCCCTGGACATGTCGGCTTGCGCGGAGAACATCCTGCTCGAGGCGCAGACACTGGGGTTGGGTGCCGTATGGCTGGGCATCTATCCCGAGCAAGACCGCATCGAGGCCGTCGCTAAGGTCATCGGGGCAGAAGACGGCTGCATCCCCTTTGCGCTCATCGCCGTCGGACATCCCAAGGAGATGCTCGAACCGCGCAGCCCCAAGCGTTTCGACATGTCACGCGTTCGCTGGATATAG
- a CDS encoding TfoX/Sxy family protein → MASSQEYHDYVLELLAGVDGIRTRKMMGEYIVYLDDVVVGGIYDDELLLKPFECLDAFFLDAQRRLPYEGSKTMMVVVDSEDPSFLTDVFETLRGK, encoded by the coding sequence ATGGCCTCATCGCAGGAGTACCACGACTACGTGCTGGAGCTGCTCGCGGGCGTCGATGGCATCAGGACGCGCAAGATGATGGGCGAGTACATCGTCTACCTCGATGATGTGGTCGTCGGCGGAATCTACGATGACGAGCTGCTGCTCAAGCCCTTCGAGTGTTTGGATGCGTTCTTCCTGGACGCGCAGCGCAGACTGCCCTACGAAGGCTCGAAGACGATGATGGTTGTCGTGGATTCGGAAGATCCCAGCTTCCTCACGGACGTCTTCGAGACCCTGCGTGGGAAATAA
- a CDS encoding pyridoxamine 5'-phosphate oxidase family protein: MSMPEMRRKLQHIPHDECLAMLRDGQFGTLAVHGADGYPYAVPMNYALLDAGEELPLICMHSAQQGHKIDAIARDSKVSFTVVGQSRIVPERITDYFQSVIVFGRAWVEDDPQIRLDALHALGEKYCAGFENLVEDDIAKSGPHCSIILVRIEQLTGKEGLDLAKTRRE; encoded by the coding sequence ATGAGCATGCCCGAGATGAGACGCAAGCTGCAGCACATTCCGCACGACGAGTGCCTCGCGATGCTGCGCGACGGCCAATTTGGCACGCTCGCCGTGCACGGCGCCGACGGCTACCCGTATGCGGTGCCCATGAACTACGCGCTGCTCGATGCGGGCGAGGAACTGCCGCTCATCTGCATGCACAGCGCTCAGCAGGGTCATAAGATCGATGCGATCGCGCGTGACTCGAAGGTCAGCTTCACCGTCGTGGGGCAAAGTCGCATCGTTCCCGAGAGGATAACCGACTACTTCCAGAGCGTCATCGTCTTTGGCAGGGCATGGGTAGAGGATGACCCGCAGATCAGACTCGACGCCCTGCATGCACTCGGAGAAAAGTATTGCGCTGGCTTCGAGAACCTCGTCGAAGATGACATCGCCAAAAGCGGTCCGCACTGCTCGATCATCCTCGTGCGTATCGAGCAACTAACCGGCAAGGAAGGACTTGACCTTGCCAAGACCCGCAGAGAATAG
- the thpR gene encoding RNA 2',3'-cyclic phosphodiesterase, with translation MRAFIALDIPQALREDVVALARQLKTAVKGRFVPRENYHLTIAFLGDASERDLADAMLVLDEAASHFDPVELTPDGLGKFGRANDATLWLGFTQDPKLMELAAFVRAELDDASVSFDAKPFLPHLTIARRAALDHGMLPALPFPAPAHTGELSLFKSTLTGDGAIYEPVYTVRLGN, from the coding sequence ATGCGTGCCTTCATCGCCCTGGACATTCCACAGGCTCTGCGGGAGGACGTCGTCGCCCTGGCGCGCCAGCTCAAGACCGCCGTTAAGGGGCGCTTTGTGCCACGCGAAAACTACCACCTGACAATCGCCTTTCTGGGTGATGCGAGCGAGCGTGACCTTGCTGACGCCATGCTCGTGCTTGACGAGGCGGCGAGCCACTTCGACCCCGTCGAGCTGACACCCGATGGGCTGGGCAAGTTCGGACGCGCGAACGATGCGACCCTGTGGCTCGGCTTCACGCAGGACCCGAAGCTCATGGAGCTTGCCGCCTTCGTGCGTGCAGAACTCGATGACGCCAGCGTGAGCTTTGACGCAAAGCCCTTCCTTCCCCATCTCACCATCGCACGACGTGCCGCGCTCGACCATGGCATGCTGCCGGCCTTGCCCTTCCCCGCTCCGGCACATACCGGCGAGCTCTCGCTCTTCAAGAGCACGCTGACAGGTGATGGCGCGATCTACGAGCCGGTCTACACAGTACGGCTTGGGAACTGA
- a CDS encoding response regulator transcription factor: MTCGRTQQQARIWYVEDDTDLAQATTRLLCEAGFDTHAFTDATSARLALAQTLPDLLMLDWNLPDADGIALCRRARNIEPELPILMVTVRDEPRDIVEGLESGADDYVTKPFDASVLVSRIRALLRRSSPSRTILSCGDVRIDVDAACAFLGEDALDLTPTEYRLLQLFLENKGRILTRSQIVQRIWDTDENAVYDNTLTVTVKRLRAKLGASSCIKTVRSFGYRMEELP; this comes from the coding sequence ATGACATGCGGGAGAACACAGCAACAAGCTCGCATCTGGTACGTGGAAGACGACACGGACCTCGCGCAAGCAACGACGCGATTGCTTTGCGAAGCAGGATTCGACACACACGCGTTCACTGACGCTACGAGCGCGCGATTGGCACTCGCGCAGACTTTGCCTGATTTGCTCATGCTCGACTGGAATCTACCTGATGCGGACGGCATCGCCCTCTGCCGCAGAGCAAGGAATATCGAACCCGAACTTCCCATCCTCATGGTTACCGTGCGCGATGAGCCACGTGACATCGTCGAAGGCCTCGAAAGTGGCGCGGACGACTACGTGACCAAACCGTTCGACGCAAGCGTCCTCGTCTCGCGCATCCGCGCCCTGCTACGTCGTTCATCGCCGTCACGTACTATTTTGAGCTGTGGCGACGTGCGCATCGATGTCGACGCTGCCTGTGCGTTCCTTGGCGAAGATGCCCTCGACCTCACGCCGACGGAATATCGATTGCTGCAACTCTTCCTCGAGAACAAGGGGCGCATCCTGACGCGCAGCCAGATCGTCCAGAGGATCTGGGATACCGATGAAAACGCCGTGTACGACAACACGCTCACCGTCACGGTAAAGCGTCTGCGCGCGAAGCTAGGAGCCTCCAGCTGCATCAAGACCGTACGTAGCTTCGGGTACCGCATGGAGGAGCTGCCATGA
- a CDS encoding HAMP domain-containing histidine kinase encodes MNMIIALVIGTIIGAALVARQAFRSRQRQEDRIRNLSVYLERAVAGQAPILETSGEDEISQLQDEIVKTVTALEYARRRATEDKEAFAENLANIAHQIKTPIVTMSLAADELPDDEQADVIRRQLKRLMQLQEDLLMMARIDSGALVLDIDDCDAYSLLETAADDIDELACHRQVTIDVEERGTVSLRADFHWMCEAISNILKNCVEHAPAHSTVHASYADNPLYTELRISDEGPGFSSDDLAHLFDRFYQGRGSVAGATGLGLSFARQLIEAQNGTIAAENLPAGGALFEIRIYRHPIVTLHS; translated from the coding sequence ATGAACATGATAATCGCCCTCGTCATTGGCACCATCATCGGCGCGGCGCTCGTGGCCCGCCAGGCATTCCGTTCCAGACAGCGTCAGGAAGACCGCATACGCAATCTCTCCGTCTATCTGGAGCGCGCGGTCGCAGGCCAGGCGCCCATACTCGAAACATCCGGTGAGGATGAGATATCGCAGCTGCAAGACGAGATAGTCAAGACCGTGACAGCGCTCGAGTATGCCCGCCGACGCGCGACTGAGGACAAGGAAGCCTTCGCCGAGAACCTCGCCAACATCGCGCATCAGATAAAGACCCCCATCGTCACCATGTCGCTTGCCGCGGATGAGCTGCCCGACGACGAGCAGGCGGATGTCATTCGACGCCAGCTCAAGAGGCTCATGCAGCTACAGGAAGATCTCCTCATGATGGCGCGAATCGATTCGGGCGCACTCGTGCTCGATATCGATGATTGCGATGCATACTCACTCCTGGAAACGGCAGCCGACGACATCGACGAACTCGCATGTCATAGGCAGGTTACGATAGACGTCGAAGAACGCGGTACCGTGAGCCTGCGCGCGGACTTCCACTGGATGTGCGAGGCAATCTCCAACATCCTCAAGAACTGCGTCGAGCATGCACCGGCACACTCCACCGTGCACGCATCCTATGCCGATAACCCCCTCTACACCGAACTGCGCATTTCCGACGAAGGACCCGGTTTCTCTTCCGATGACCTTGCCCATCTCTTCGATCGCTTCTACCAGGGACGCGGAAGCGTCGCTGGCGCGACCGGTCTCGGGCTTTCCTTCGCCCGCCAGCTTATCGAGGCGCAAAACGGAACCATCGCTGCGGAGAACCTCCCCGCCGGCGGAGCGCTGTTCGAAATCAGAATCTATCGTCACCCCATTGTCACTTTGCATTCGTAA
- a CDS encoding ABC transporter ATP-binding protein, which yields MPIVECIDVEKTYGKGPQAVHALRGISLSVDAGEFVAIMGASGSGKSTLLHMIGGIDTPTAGVVAVDGTDVATLDATQTAIFRRRKVGLIYQFFNLIPTVNVRKNIIMPMLLDRREPDQMLFESIVGTLGIDKLLDAMPVELSGGQQQRVAIARSLVYRPALLLADEPTGNLDKRSSRETVDLLKMANRQFHQTTLIITHDDEVALEADRIITIEDGRIIADERR from the coding sequence ATGCCGATCGTCGAATGCATCGATGTCGAGAAGACGTACGGAAAAGGTCCTCAGGCTGTCCATGCCCTGCGCGGTATCAGCCTGTCCGTGGATGCGGGGGAATTCGTCGCCATCATGGGCGCATCGGGATCGGGCAAGTCCACCTTACTGCACATGATCGGCGGCATAGACACGCCCACTGCCGGTGTCGTGGCCGTCGATGGGACGGATGTCGCGACGCTGGACGCGACACAAACGGCCATCTTCCGCCGCCGCAAGGTCGGATTGATCTACCAGTTCTTCAACCTGATCCCGACGGTGAACGTGCGCAAGAACATCATCATGCCCATGTTGCTTGACCGGCGCGAACCCGACCAGATGCTATTCGAGAGCATCGTCGGCACCCTCGGCATAGACAAACTACTCGATGCCATGCCTGTCGAATTGTCAGGTGGTCAACAGCAGCGCGTGGCAATCGCCCGCTCGCTCGTCTACCGGCCAGCGCTCCTGCTCGCCGACGAGCCCACGGGTAACCTCGACAAGCGAAGCTCGCGCGAGACGGTCGACCTTCTCAAGATGGCAAACCGGCAGTTCCACCAGACGACGCTCATCATTACGCATGATGACGAAGTGGCACTCGAAGCCGACCGCATCATCACGATCGAAGATGGTCGCATCATCGCAGATGAGCGTAGGTGA
- a CDS encoding ABC transporter permease — protein MRNNLTTDFIRGNKTSSIMIAVTVLISSFLLTLLTTTLYNFWIDAAMQAQTQGVDWHARITGELAATASIYLGTTLLGCIALVLIIRNAFAASMQTRVHQMGILSTVGATPRQIRGVFIRESLMLSMIPGAVGVALGIGVTAGFITLVRQYAQSIGIERDLAIAFHFDPLLLLAIVGLVLLTVLVSAGLPARKMAKISPLQAVRGLPEDQLDKQVRRGICARLFGIEGELAAGAIRLRRSLLRSTSIALGLSFVIFIVFLSFMTVSKVVNELHFYRDYGDDPTYVAQTLAQNDAIWSGYALVVGAFCAILALIGIAAVVTQALGFVSQRKREFARYRSIGMTPGGIYRMLCVEGLLTVIRPLLIALIPAAVLSIAMVIAGRLDISTYAAAYPYAAVGIYALIIFAIVFGAYLIGAHRVNQCDLVTALRDDTLV, from the coding sequence ATGAGGAACAACCTGACGACGGATTTCATCCGCGGTAACAAGACATCGAGCATCATGATTGCCGTCACGGTCCTCATCAGCAGCTTCCTGCTTACGTTGCTGACAACGACGCTGTACAACTTCTGGATTGACGCAGCGATGCAGGCCCAGACACAGGGCGTCGATTGGCACGCGCGCATCACCGGCGAACTTGCCGCCACCGCTTCGATATACCTAGGCACGACACTTCTTGGCTGCATCGCGCTGGTGCTCATCATTCGCAACGCGTTTGCCGCGTCGATGCAGACACGTGTGCACCAGATGGGCATCCTATCCACCGTCGGCGCGACGCCCCGCCAGATACGCGGGGTGTTCATACGCGAGTCACTTATGCTCAGCATGATCCCCGGTGCCGTGGGAGTAGCCCTCGGCATTGGTGTGACTGCCGGCTTCATCACGCTCGTGAGGCAATATGCCCAGTCCATCGGCATCGAGCGAGACCTGGCGATTGCATTTCACTTCGACCCGCTCCTCCTTCTCGCCATCGTTGGCCTCGTCCTTCTCACCGTACTCGTATCCGCAGGACTGCCAGCGCGCAAGATGGCGAAGATATCTCCTCTCCAGGCAGTTCGGGGACTTCCCGAAGACCAGCTGGACAAACAGGTGCGACGCGGTATCTGCGCACGCCTCTTCGGTATCGAAGGCGAGCTTGCAGCCGGCGCGATACGCCTGCGACGGTCTCTACTCCGCTCCACCTCCATCGCATTGGGCCTTTCGTTTGTCATCTTCATCGTGTTCTTGTCATTCATGACCGTCTCGAAGGTGGTGAACGAGCTGCATTTCTATCGCGATTACGGCGATGATCCGACCTACGTTGCCCAGACGCTGGCTCAGAACGATGCTATCTGGAGCGGTTACGCGCTTGTCGTCGGTGCCTTCTGCGCCATCCTGGCCCTCATCGGCATCGCTGCCGTCGTCACGCAGGCACTGGGATTCGTGAGCCAGCGCAAGCGCGAGTTCGCCCGCTATCGCTCCATCGGCATGACGCCAGGCGGTATTTACCGCATGCTCTGCGTCGAAGGTCTGCTGACGGTGATTCGCCCGCTGCTCATCGCACTCATTCCAGCCGCCGTGCTCTCCATCGCCATGGTAATTGCGGGGCGCCTGGATATTTCCACATATGCGGCGGCCTACCCCTATGCCGCAGTGGGCATATATGCACTCATCATTTTCGCAATCGTTTTTGGAGCGTACTTGATAGGCGCGCATCGTGTGAACCAATGCGACCTCGTCACGGCCCTGCGCGATGACACGCTCGTGTGA
- the hemH gene encoding ferrochelatase codes for MCKTGIIIVNTGSPAAPTSEAVAEYLRAFLSDPRICPMNPRLWRLILNRFIIPKRAPVSAAKYATIWTDEGAPLDAGMRSLAQKLGRACAHDDDIALVRHAMCYSAPFVEDALADCREHSCDEVTVIPLYPQSAFSTTMAVKDKVNQAIEDLDWTPALRFVESYHDEPAYIAAIADSVSQSGFDADAGDRLLFAFHSIPMTDIRSGDTYDEQTRQTARNVVDALGLPESAWHVGYQCRFDKSRTWLGPFTKEVLGTLADARRLFVIAPNFSVDCLETTHDIQDALRDAWLEANADKPEDSFVYVPCLNDSPAQIDLIRQVVLRALSTPCVPA; via the coding sequence ATGTGCAAGACCGGCATCATCATCGTGAATACGGGCAGTCCCGCCGCACCAACCAGCGAGGCGGTGGCCGAATACCTACGTGCGTTTCTCTCCGACCCACGCATATGTCCCATGAATCCGCGTCTGTGGCGTCTCATCCTGAACCGTTTCATCATCCCCAAGCGCGCCCCGGTCTCGGCTGCCAAGTACGCAACGATATGGACCGACGAGGGCGCACCGTTGGATGCGGGAATGAGGTCGCTCGCGCAGAAACTCGGGCGAGCATGCGCACACGATGACGACATCGCCCTCGTGCGCCATGCCATGTGCTACTCGGCGCCCTTCGTCGAAGACGCCCTGGCCGATTGCAGGGAGCATAGCTGCGACGAGGTCACCGTCATCCCGTTGTATCCCCAAAGCGCCTTCTCGACGACCATGGCGGTAAAAGACAAGGTCAACCAGGCGATCGAGGATCTCGACTGGACACCGGCGCTACGCTTCGTGGAGAGCTACCATGACGAGCCAGCCTACATCGCCGCGATTGCGGATTCCGTTTCCCAGTCGGGATTCGACGCCGATGCGGGAGACCGTCTGCTCTTCGCGTTTCACTCGATTCCGATGACCGACATCCGCTCCGGAGACACGTACGACGAACAGACGCGGCAAACGGCACGAAACGTCGTCGATGCCCTGGGGCTTCCCGAAAGCGCCTGGCATGTGGGCTACCAATGCCGCTTTGACAAGAGCCGCACATGGCTGGGGCCTTTCACGAAGGAGGTCCTGGGTACGCTTGCCGATGCACGGCGCCTCTTCGTGATCGCACCCAACTTCTCCGTCGACTGCCTCGAGACGACCCATGACATCCAGGACGCGTTGCGCGATGCCTGGCTCGAAGCAAACGCAGACAAACCAGAAGACTCGTTCGTCTACGTGCCCTGCCTCAACGATTCGCCGGCCCAGATTGACCTGATCAGGCAGGTCGTCCTACGCGCCCTTTCTACGCCGTGCGTGCCTGCTTGA
- a CDS encoding deoxyribonuclease IV, translating to MFVIGAHLSKREGYLSMAMEADGLGANTFQYFSRNPRGSSVKPVDEADVKAYREYAEEHGIVSPLAYAPYDIEPASGKVEQRDFALAVMAEDMARLDEIPGQNYLVRPGSALDESKMQGLAKFTAAINATVHPSQQGKLLICMLAGEGHQLCSSFEEVAQVIEQVDLKDHVGVLIDAAALWGAGYDIVGDLDGVLDEFDRAIGLDKLCAVHLNDSKEARGSHVDRHARIGEGTIGFDALAAMTNNSRLADLPFYIEEPHSTLAEYREDIERFKQARTA from the coding sequence ATGTTCGTAATCGGAGCTCATCTATCGAAGCGCGAGGGTTATCTCTCCATGGCGATGGAGGCGGATGGCCTGGGCGCGAACACCTTTCAGTACTTCTCGCGCAATCCGCGCGGCAGCAGCGTCAAGCCCGTTGACGAGGCAGACGTGAAGGCATATCGCGAATATGCGGAAGAGCACGGCATCGTGAGCCCGCTCGCCTACGCGCCCTATGACATCGAGCCTGCCTCGGGCAAGGTCGAGCAACGTGACTTCGCCCTGGCGGTCATGGCCGAGGATATGGCGCGCCTCGACGAGATTCCCGGCCAGAACTATCTCGTGCGTCCCGGTAGCGCGCTCGACGAGTCCAAGATGCAGGGACTGGCCAAGTTCACCGCCGCCATCAACGCCACCGTGCATCCCAGCCAGCAGGGCAAGCTGCTCATCTGCATGCTTGCGGGCGAAGGGCACCAGCTGTGCAGTAGCTTCGAGGAGGTCGCGCAGGTTATCGAGCAGGTCGACCTCAAGGACCACGTGGGCGTGCTCATCGATGCCGCTGCGCTGTGGGGTGCCGGCTATGACATTGTCGGCGACCTGGACGGCGTGCTCGACGAGTTCGATCGCGCGATCGGCCTGGACAAGCTATGCGCCGTGCATCTCAACGACAGCAAGGAGGCGCGTGGCTCGCACGTTGACCGTCACGCCCGCATCGGCGAGGGCACGATCGGCTTCGATGCCCTGGCGGCCATGACCAACAATTCGCGTCTGGCTGACTTGCCGTTCTACATCGAGGAGCCGCACTCGACGCTCGCGGAGTATCGCGAGGACATCGAACGCTTCAAGCAGGCACGCACGGCGTAG